The following proteins are co-located in the Streptomyces bottropensis ATCC 25435 genome:
- the ppdK gene encoding pyruvate, phosphate dikinase — translation MVRYVYDFHEGGRDMAGLLGGKGANLAEMTRLGLPVPPGFVISTEACRTFLTTGAEPDRLAREISRHLTGLETAAGRLLGQPGNPLLLSVRSGARFSMPGMMETVLDIGLNDESVLGLAKVSGNERFAWDSYRRLVQMFGSTVMGVDSALFEQAMDLLKESRGVTDDLHLDAGDLAELVDQYKNLIADETGDTFPQSPAEQLRRAVLAVFASWNGERARLYRRREHIPDDLGTAVTVQRMVFGNLGHDSGSGVAFTRDPATGRPGLYGDYLADAQGEDVVAGIRNTVPLAELERLDPTSYGRLRDHMETLERHYRDLCDIEFTIERGTLWMLQTRVGKRTAEAAFAIAAELTDEGILTPDEALARVSGKQLARLMFPRFDASATGDALAHGLPASPGAAVGAAVFDSAEAVRRAAAGEKAVLVRQETAPDDLPGMIAAQAVLTSRGGRTSHAAVVARGMGKVCVCGAEELTVDTDARRFTTRDGTVVEEGTVISVDGSAGAVYAGAAPLVDSAVIRHLETGERGEQSARVVDAVARALQQADDVRRLEVRANADTPEDAARARRFGAQGIGLCRTEHMFLGERRKLVEEMILADTDAARERALDALLPLQRQDFTGILEAMDGLPVTIRLLDPPLHEFLPNRTDLAVRIATAEAQGAAPDPHDTELLAAVSRMHEENPMLGLRGVRLGLVIPGLVAMQVRAIAEAVVERTRAGGHPEAEIMVPLVGAVEELRIEREVVEHVLALVAEETGVPVHCPVGTMIELPRAALTAGRIAEEAEFFSFGTNDLTQTTWGFSRDDVEAAFFSAYLDKGIFAASPFETLDRAGVGRLVGIAVAEGRAARPDLKIGVCGEHGGDPDSVHFFHSAGLDYVSCSPFRVPVARLEAGRAALPESGTSDSR, via the coding sequence ATGGTCCGTTACGTGTACGACTTCCACGAGGGCGGCCGCGACATGGCCGGCCTGCTCGGCGGCAAGGGCGCGAACCTGGCCGAGATGACCCGGCTGGGCCTGCCCGTCCCGCCGGGTTTCGTCATCTCCACCGAGGCCTGCCGCACCTTCCTGACCACCGGCGCGGAACCGGACCGCCTCGCCCGGGAGATCTCCCGGCATCTCACCGGCCTGGAGACCGCCGCCGGGCGGCTGCTGGGGCAGCCCGGCAACCCGCTGCTGCTCTCCGTCCGCTCCGGCGCCCGGTTCTCCATGCCCGGCATGATGGAGACGGTCCTCGACATCGGCCTGAACGACGAATCCGTCCTGGGCCTGGCCAAGGTCTCGGGCAACGAACGCTTCGCCTGGGACTCCTACCGGCGACTCGTGCAGATGTTCGGCAGCACGGTCATGGGTGTCGACTCCGCCCTGTTCGAGCAGGCCATGGATCTGCTGAAGGAGAGCCGCGGCGTCACTGACGACCTGCACCTGGACGCGGGCGACCTCGCCGAACTCGTCGATCAGTACAAGAACCTCATCGCCGACGAGACGGGCGACACCTTCCCGCAGTCCCCCGCCGAACAGCTGCGCCGCGCCGTCCTCGCCGTCTTCGCCTCCTGGAACGGCGAACGCGCCCGCCTCTACCGCCGCCGCGAGCACATCCCCGACGACCTGGGCACCGCGGTCACCGTGCAGCGCATGGTCTTCGGCAACCTCGGCCACGACTCCGGCAGCGGTGTCGCGTTCACCCGGGACCCGGCCACCGGCCGCCCCGGCCTGTACGGCGACTACCTGGCCGACGCGCAGGGCGAGGACGTCGTCGCCGGTATCCGCAACACCGTGCCCCTGGCCGAGCTGGAGCGGCTGGACCCGACGTCGTACGGGCGGCTGCGTGACCACATGGAGACCCTTGAACGGCACTATCGGGACCTGTGCGACATCGAGTTCACCATCGAGCGCGGCACGCTGTGGATGCTCCAGACCCGGGTCGGCAAGCGCACCGCCGAAGCCGCGTTCGCCATCGCCGCCGAGCTGACCGACGAAGGGATCCTCACCCCGGACGAGGCTTTGGCACGGGTGAGCGGGAAGCAGCTGGCCCGGCTGATGTTCCCCCGCTTCGACGCGTCCGCGACCGGCGACGCGCTCGCCCACGGCCTGCCGGCCTCGCCCGGTGCCGCGGTCGGTGCGGCCGTCTTCGACTCCGCGGAGGCCGTGCGGCGCGCCGCGGCAGGGGAGAAGGCCGTCCTGGTCCGCCAGGAGACCGCCCCCGACGATCTGCCCGGCATGATCGCCGCCCAGGCCGTGCTGACCAGCCGCGGCGGCAGGACCAGCCACGCGGCCGTCGTCGCCCGGGGCATGGGCAAGGTCTGCGTCTGCGGTGCCGAGGAGCTCACCGTCGACACCGACGCCCGCCGCTTCACCACCCGCGACGGCACCGTCGTCGAGGAGGGCACGGTCATCTCGGTGGACGGCTCCGCCGGCGCCGTGTACGCCGGTGCGGCTCCGCTGGTCGACTCCGCGGTCATCCGCCACCTGGAGACCGGCGAGCGCGGGGAGCAGTCCGCCCGCGTGGTCGACGCGGTAGCCCGCGCCCTCCAGCAGGCCGACGATGTACGGCGGTTGGAGGTCCGCGCCAACGCGGACACCCCCGAGGACGCGGCACGGGCCCGCCGGTTCGGCGCTCAGGGCATCGGCCTGTGCCGCACCGAGCACATGTTCCTCGGCGAGCGCCGCAAGCTGGTCGAGGAGATGATCCTGGCCGACACGGACGCCGCCCGAGAGCGTGCGCTGGATGCCCTGCTCCCGCTGCAGCGGCAGGACTTCACCGGGATCCTGGAGGCGATGGACGGCCTGCCGGTCACCATCCGTCTCCTCGACCCGCCGCTGCACGAGTTCCTGCCCAACCGCACCGACCTCGCCGTCCGCATCGCCACCGCCGAGGCCCAGGGTGCCGCGCCCGACCCGCACGACACCGAACTCCTCGCAGCCGTCAGCCGGATGCACGAGGAGAACCCGATGCTCGGCCTGCGCGGCGTACGCCTCGGCCTCGTGATCCCCGGCCTGGTCGCCATGCAGGTGCGGGCCATCGCCGAAGCGGTCGTCGAACGCACGAGGGCCGGCGGTCACCCCGAGGCCGAGATCATGGTGCCGCTGGTCGGCGCCGTCGAGGAACTGCGCATCGAACGCGAGGTGGTGGAACACGTCCTGGCCCTGGTGGCCGAGGAGACCGGCGTCCCTGTCCACTGCCCGGTCGGCACGATGATCGAGCTGCCCCGGGCCGCCCTCACCGCCGGCCGCATCGCCGAGGAGGCGGAGTTCTTCTCCTTCGGCACCAACGACCTCACCCAGACCACGTGGGGCTTCTCCCGCGACGACGTCGAGGCGGCGTTCTTCTCCGCCTACCTCGACAAGGGCATCTTCGCCGCCTCTCCCTTCGAGACGCTCGACCGCGCGGGCGTCGGCCGCCTGGTCGGCATAGCGGTCGCCGAAGGCCGCGCCGCCCGCCCCGACCTGAAGATCGGTGTCTGCGGCGAACACGGCGGGGATCCCGACTCCGTCCACTTCTTCCACAGCGCAGGACTCGACTACGTCTCCTGCTCGCCGTTCCGCGTCCCGGTCGCCCGTCTGGAAGCGGGACGGGCCGCGCTCCCCGAGTCGGGGACGAGCGACAGCCGGTGA
- a CDS encoding universal stress protein gives MTLQHVVVGTDGSLVAVRAVDRAAAEAVRRGAGLRVVYAVPDRDEAGPVLSAAASRASERYPGLPVVTVAAEGGTVQALVRESEHAVLTVVGTRGFGRLTGLMFGSVSLRLTARTRGPLLVVRGDHPCDDGRDVLLGLESDSDADAAAYAFQEAERRGARLRVLHSWTHPRVAPEPPSLVPATSPGQERRARHGRAEEAVPRFALTRLRERHPGVDVEIRTARTGVAGSLLEATREAAVVVIGAHRHNGPGARLGPVAHTLLHRSHCPVVVVPGG, from the coding sequence ATGACTCTCCAACACGTGGTCGTAGGAACGGACGGTTCGCTGGTCGCCGTACGGGCGGTGGACCGGGCCGCGGCCGAGGCGGTGCGCCGTGGAGCCGGCCTGCGCGTCGTGTACGCCGTGCCGGACCGGGACGAGGCCGGACCCGTACTGAGCGCAGCGGCGTCGCGGGCGAGCGAGAGGTACCCGGGTCTGCCGGTCGTGACAGTGGCGGCTGAGGGCGGCACCGTACAAGCGCTGGTTCGTGAGAGCGAACACGCGGTCCTGACCGTTGTGGGCACACGCGGCTTCGGCCGGCTCACCGGCCTGATGTTCGGCTCGGTGAGCCTGCGGCTGACCGCGCGGACGCGGGGCCCGCTGCTGGTCGTACGCGGGGACCATCCGTGCGACGACGGCAGGGATGTGCTGCTCGGCCTGGAGAGCGACTCGGACGCGGACGCGGCCGCCTACGCCTTCCAGGAAGCCGAGCGGCGCGGCGCCCGGCTGCGTGTTCTGCACTCCTGGACCCACCCGCGGGTGGCCCCCGAACCGCCGTCGCTCGTGCCCGCGACGAGCCCGGGACAGGAGCGGCGCGCCCGGCACGGCCGCGCCGAGGAGGCCGTACCGCGCTTCGCCCTGACCCGGCTGCGGGAGCGGCATCCCGGCGTCGATGTCGAGATCCGCACGGCCCGTACCGGCGTGGCAGGCTCACTGCTGGAGGCCACGCGGGAGGCCGCGGTCGTCGTCATCGGCGCGCACCGGCACAACGGGCCGGGAGCGCGGTTGGGACCGGTCGCGCACACCCTGTTGCACCGGTCCCACTGCCCTGTGGTCGTCGTGCCCGGCGGATGA
- a CDS encoding universal stress protein: MQLLADALRPWRARHPEVRALEDVVLFAPEHALILRSASAALVAAGQRVGSRVGSRAGSVTRALLRDSACPVAVVPG; encoded by the coding sequence GTGCAGTTGCTCGCCGACGCCCTGCGGCCGTGGCGCGCGAGACACCCCGAAGTACGGGCGCTCGAAGACGTCGTGCTGTTCGCCCCGGAGCATGCCCTGATACTCAGATCCGCGAGTGCCGCGCTCGTTGCGGCCGGGCAACGAGTCGGCAGTCGGGTCGGCAGTCGGGCCGGCAGCGTGACACGGGCCCTGTTGCGGGATTCCGCGTGTCCTGTCGCCGTGGTCCCTGGGTGA
- a CDS encoding universal stress protein, whose protein sequence is MTGPLTDLPLVVGVDGSEESYGAVDWAADEAALRGVPLRLVYASLWEQYEGGALAHDLGRITDRILADTIVGAAAERAHRRQVGVKVTTEVLPERPVTVLLREGHDASALVLGTRGRSGLTELLLGSVSLAVAGRAECPVIVVGRGPERRPGIRTEQRVVLGIGDETSPAAVDFAFRAAAGRDATLRAVRAWRCPAHESTDHPLLAGEPARLHEQQAAEVLETALRAAAARHPSVRVRRHTVEGPARKVLVEASRDADLLVVGARRREGHFGLQLGRVAHAALHHAACPVAVVPQRV, encoded by the coding sequence ATGACCGGGCCCTTGACGGACCTGCCCCTGGTCGTGGGCGTCGACGGATCCGAGGAGAGCTACGGGGCCGTCGACTGGGCGGCGGACGAGGCAGCCCTGCGCGGAGTGCCCCTGCGGCTGGTGTACGCCTCGCTGTGGGAGCAGTACGAGGGCGGAGCCCTGGCTCATGATCTCGGCAGGATCACCGACCGGATACTGGCCGACACGATCGTCGGGGCGGCGGCCGAGCGTGCCCACCGCCGTCAGGTGGGCGTGAAGGTCACCACCGAGGTGTTGCCCGAGAGACCCGTGACCGTGCTGCTGCGCGAGGGACACGACGCCTCGGCGCTCGTCCTGGGCACGCGCGGCCGTAGTGGCCTCACCGAGCTGCTGCTCGGCTCGGTGAGCCTCGCGGTCGCCGGGCGCGCCGAGTGCCCGGTGATCGTGGTGGGCCGCGGCCCCGAGCGCCGGCCCGGGATCCGGACCGAGCAGCGTGTCGTGCTCGGCATCGGCGACGAGACCAGTCCGGCTGCCGTGGACTTCGCCTTCCGGGCGGCGGCCGGCCGGGACGCGACCCTGCGCGCCGTACGGGCCTGGCGGTGCCCGGCGCACGAGAGCACCGATCACCCCCTGCTCGCCGGTGAGCCCGCCCGGCTGCACGAGCAGCAGGCCGCGGAGGTCCTGGAAACGGCGCTGCGGGCGGCCGCGGCGCGACACCCCTCGGTACGGGTACGGCGGCACACCGTCGAAGGGCCGGCCCGCAAGGTGCTGGTGGAGGCCTCACGCGACGCCGATCTGCTGGTCGTCGGCGCCCGGCGCCGTGAGGGACACTTCGGGCTCCAGCTCGGCCGGGTCGCCCACGCCGCCCTGCACCACGCCGCCTGCCCCGTCGCGGTCGTGCCCCAGCGGGTGTGA
- the gap gene encoding type I glyceraldehyde-3-phosphate dehydrogenase has product MADTTVRVGINGFGRIGRNYLRCVLERAETAAGTSVEVVAVNDLTSPAALAHLLEYDSTYGRLHRTVEHDDTSITVDGHRVAVTAERDPAALDWAGLGVDVVIESTGRFRGLDDAGLHLKGGARKVLLSVPGKGVDATIVMGVNEGTYDPETDHVVSNASCTTNCAAPMVKVLDDAFGIDKGLMTTIHGYTNDQVVLDGPHKDLRRGRTAAVNIIPTSTGAARAVGLVLPELAGTLDGLAVRVPVEDGSLTDLTLVLGREVTVDEINDAFRTAADGPLKGILRVSDAPIVSRDVVGDPASCVFDAPLTQAHGNLVKVFGWYDNEWGYTNRLLDLTEYIVARLPQR; this is encoded by the coding sequence ATGGCTGACACGACCGTGCGCGTGGGAATCAACGGCTTCGGGCGCATCGGGCGCAACTATCTGCGCTGTGTGCTGGAGCGCGCGGAGACGGCCGCCGGCACCTCGGTCGAGGTGGTGGCGGTCAACGACCTCACCTCCCCGGCCGCGCTCGCCCATCTCCTGGAGTACGACTCGACCTACGGCCGACTGCACCGCACGGTCGAGCACGACGACACCTCGATCACGGTCGACGGCCACCGCGTCGCCGTGACCGCCGAACGCGACCCCGCCGCCCTGGACTGGGCCGGCCTCGGCGTGGACGTCGTCATCGAGTCCACCGGGCGCTTCCGCGGCCTCGACGACGCCGGGCTGCACCTGAAGGGCGGGGCCCGAAAGGTGCTGCTGTCCGTACCGGGCAAGGGAGTTGACGCCACGATCGTGATGGGCGTCAACGAAGGCACGTACGACCCGGAGACCGACCACGTCGTCTCGAACGCCTCGTGCACCACCAACTGTGCGGCGCCGATGGTGAAGGTCCTCGACGACGCCTTCGGCATCGACAAGGGCCTGATGACCACCATCCACGGCTACACCAACGACCAGGTCGTCCTGGACGGCCCGCACAAGGACCTCCGGCGAGGCCGCACCGCCGCCGTGAACATCATCCCGACCAGCACCGGAGCGGCCCGCGCCGTGGGCCTGGTCCTGCCCGAGCTGGCCGGCACCCTCGACGGCCTCGCGGTCCGTGTCCCTGTCGAGGACGGCTCGCTGACCGACCTGACCCTCGTACTGGGCCGGGAGGTGACCGTCGACGAGATCAACGACGCGTTCCGGACGGCCGCCGACGGGCCGCTGAAGGGCATTCTGCGGGTCTCCGACGCCCCGATCGTCTCCCGTGACGTCGTCGGCGACCCGGCCTCCTGCGTCTTCGACGCCCCGCTCACCCAGGCGCACGGCAACCTGGTGAAGGTGTTCGGCTGGTACGACAACGAGTGGGGCTACACCAACCGGCTCCTCGACCTCACCGAGTACATCGTCGCCCGGCTGCCCCAGCGCTGA
- a CDS encoding flavodoxin domain-containing protein has product MPSSVLVAYGTTNGSTAEIAEAVGKALREDGLTVDVLPARSVASVASYEAVVVGGGVYAGRWQKDARRFLRHHRRALAGRPLWMFSSGPLDASASDRDIPPVPGVKRAMVRLDARGHVTFGGCLEEGAKGFIARKIVSSGKGGDFRDFAAIEAWAKRVAGELTRV; this is encoded by the coding sequence ATGCCCAGCAGCGTGTTGGTCGCCTACGGAACGACGAACGGATCCACCGCGGAGATCGCCGAGGCCGTGGGCAAGGCTCTGCGCGAGGACGGGCTGACGGTCGACGTGCTGCCCGCCCGGTCCGTGGCGAGCGTGGCGTCGTACGAGGCCGTGGTGGTCGGAGGTGGCGTGTACGCCGGGCGCTGGCAGAAGGACGCCCGTCGCTTCCTGCGCCACCACCGTCGCGCACTGGCCGGACGCCCGCTGTGGATGTTCAGCAGCGGCCCGCTCGACGCCTCGGCCTCGGACCGGGACATCCCGCCCGTGCCCGGCGTGAAGCGGGCCATGGTCCGGCTCGACGCCAGGGGGCACGTCACCTTCGGTGGCTGCCTCGAAGAGGGCGCGAAGGGATTCATCGCCCGGAAGATCGTCTCCTCGGGCAAGGGCGGCGACTTCCGGGACTTCGCCGCGATCGAGGCGTGGGCGAAGCGCGTCGCGGGCGAGTTGACGCGGGTATAG
- a CDS encoding universal stress protein, with protein MPDSPTRATPSHRHDEVALGVDARDPPDAAIGFAFEAALLRDVRLHAVHAWRLPSSDAELPFGVGRRTGVPGRTTRCSCSPTPCGRGARDTPKYGRSKTSCCSPRSMP; from the coding sequence GTGCCGGACAGTCCCACCCGCGCGACCCCGTCGCACCGCCACGACGAGGTCGCCCTCGGCGTGGACGCGCGTGACCCGCCGGACGCGGCCATCGGCTTCGCCTTCGAGGCCGCTCTGCTGAGGGATGTCCGGCTGCACGCCGTGCACGCGTGGCGACTCCCCTCGTCCGACGCCGAACTGCCGTTCGGCGTCGGACGGAGGACCGGGGTGCCTGGGAGGACCACGAGGTGCAGTTGCTCGCCGACGCCCTGCGGCCGTGGCGCGCGAGACACCCCGAAGTACGGGCGCTCGAAGACGTCGTGCTGTTCGCCCCGGAGCATGCCCTGA
- a CDS encoding oleate hydratase, producing MTTRSCVMAKAYLVGSGIAALSAAAFLIRDGGFEGSDIHLFEEQRTIGGSLDAGGTADAGYTMRGGRMFEAEFRCTYDLLSGIPTLDDPSVSVTEEILAGHEDFAWDDIARLVDGDGKIVDTASMGFSARDRLELIRCLATPEGHLDGKRITDCFGEHFFTTGFWFMWCTTFAFQPWHSAIEFRRYLRRFIHLFSELASMSGIHRTRYNQYDSIVRPLTAWLRERGVTVHTGCHVTDLGFAPGTGRGTVETVYMNRGGFDEEITVAPEDLVLVTNGSMTDASSLGSHTSAPPPAPHRSDAWLLWHRLARGRDDFGDPSVFDKQVKESRWESFTVTTKGSAFLDALEEFSGSPAGKGGLMTFTDSNWLLSIVANRQPVYRDQPEGVCVWWGYGLFPGRTGNHTPKPMTMCSGREILEEVLQHLPFDERAKARVLETSTVVPCVMPYITSQFLARRRADRPRVVPEGSVNLAFIGQFAEVPDDVVFTVEYSVRTAWTAVTQLLKLDRHPPKVYKGHHDPHVLASALETINRR from the coding sequence ATGACAACAAGGAGTTGTGTGATGGCGAAGGCATATCTGGTGGGCAGCGGGATCGCGGCACTGTCCGCGGCGGCGTTCCTGATCCGCGACGGCGGCTTCGAGGGAAGCGACATCCACCTCTTCGAGGAGCAGCGGACCATCGGCGGCAGCCTGGACGCGGGCGGCACGGCAGACGCCGGCTACACCATGCGCGGCGGGCGGATGTTCGAGGCCGAGTTCCGCTGCACCTACGACCTGTTGTCCGGCATCCCCACCCTCGACGACCCCTCCGTCTCCGTGACGGAGGAGATCCTGGCCGGGCACGAGGACTTCGCCTGGGACGACATCGCCCGTCTCGTCGACGGCGACGGCAAGATCGTCGATACGGCCTCGATGGGGTTCTCCGCACGCGACCGGCTGGAGCTGATCCGCTGCCTGGCCACCCCCGAGGGGCACCTGGACGGCAAACGGATCACCGACTGCTTCGGCGAACACTTCTTCACGACCGGCTTCTGGTTCATGTGGTGCACCACGTTCGCGTTCCAACCCTGGCACAGCGCCATCGAGTTCCGTCGCTATCTGAGGCGCTTCATCCACCTGTTCTCCGAGCTCGCCTCCATGTCGGGCATCCACCGGACCCGCTACAACCAGTACGACTCCATCGTGCGACCGCTGACAGCCTGGCTGCGCGAGCGCGGCGTAACGGTCCACACCGGTTGTCACGTCACCGACCTCGGGTTCGCCCCGGGCACCGGGCGCGGCACGGTCGAGACCGTCTACATGAACCGGGGCGGTTTCGACGAGGAGATCACCGTCGCGCCCGAGGACCTGGTCCTCGTCACCAACGGCTCCATGACGGACGCCTCCAGCCTCGGCTCGCACACCTCCGCGCCCCCGCCGGCCCCGCACCGCTCGGACGCCTGGCTGCTGTGGCATCGACTGGCCCGCGGCCGTGACGACTTCGGCGACCCGTCCGTCTTCGACAAACAGGTCAAGGAGTCCCGCTGGGAGTCGTTCACGGTCACCACGAAGGGCTCCGCGTTCCTCGACGCTCTCGAAGAGTTCAGCGGCAGCCCGGCCGGCAAGGGCGGTCTGATGACGTTCACCGACTCCAACTGGCTGCTCAGCATCGTCGCCAACCGCCAGCCCGTCTACCGCGACCAGCCGGAGGGCGTCTGCGTCTGGTGGGGTTACGGCCTGTTCCCCGGCCGGACCGGCAACCACACACCCAAGCCGATGACCATGTGCTCCGGCCGCGAGATCCTCGAAGAGGTCCTGCAGCACCTCCCGTTCGACGAGCGGGCCAAGGCCCGGGTCCTGGAGACCTCCACCGTCGTGCCCTGCGTGATGCCCTACATCACCAGCCAGTTCCTGGCCCGTCGCCGCGCCGACCGGCCCCGGGTCGTACCCGAGGGATCGGTGAACCTCGCCTTCATCGGCCAGTTCGCGGAGGTGCCCGACGACGTCGTCTTCACCGTCGAGTACTCCGTGCGCACCGCCTGGACGGCGGTGACACAGCTCCTGAAGCTGGACAGGCACCCGCCCAAGGTCTACAAGGGCCACCACGACCCCCACGTGCTGGCCTCCGCGCTGGAGACCATTAACCGCCGGTGA
- a CDS encoding pyridoxamine 5'-phosphate oxidase family protein: MAGDDDPSNSSEAHTSVELDGVEALRLLGSVSLGRVVFTRHALPTVRPVNHVLVDGDVVIRTQGDATLARYTRQAGRTGAVVAYEADVIDPDTHTGWSVVVTGYAWLVTDPRELARYGALSRPWMTQRMDHAIRIHPDLITGLRLTAHAPFPWA, from the coding sequence ATGGCCGGCGACGACGACCCGTCGAACTCCTCAGAAGCGCACACGAGCGTCGAGCTCGACGGCGTCGAGGCGCTACGCCTGTTGGGCAGCGTGTCCCTGGGTCGGGTCGTCTTCACCCGGCACGCGCTGCCCACCGTCCGCCCGGTCAACCACGTCCTCGTCGACGGCGACGTCGTCATCCGTACCCAAGGTGACGCCACGCTGGCTCGGTACACCCGGCAGGCCGGGCGTACGGGGGCCGTCGTCGCCTACGAGGCCGACGTCATAGACCCCGACACGCACACCGGGTGGAGCGTGGTCGTCACCGGCTATGCGTGGCTGGTCACCGATCCGCGTGAACTGGCCCGCTACGGTGCTTTGTCGCGCCCCTGGATGACGCAGCGGATGGATCACGCCATCCGTATCCACCCCGACCTGATCACCGGGCTCCGCCTCACGGCCCACGCCCCGTTCCCGTGGGCGTGA
- a CDS encoding CBS domain-containing protein: MKIHTVGDVMTDEVVQAHRETPFKDVVRLLDAHRISGMPVVDHDDKVVGVVSGTDLVRGQAARADGRLDRRHRMPRLRRPGHRAAAGVFATTAGELMSTPAITVHPEQPVPEAARVMERHGIERLPVVDEEDRLIGIATRRDLLRVFLRTDEDIRRHVTDEILVAAPGLPPDAVVVSVRDGLVTLEGCLEHRTDIAHAVRSAWQADGVVGVFSSLTFRLDDDRPAEKGPSPGITGQ; this comes from the coding sequence GTGAAGATCCACACCGTGGGCGACGTGATGACCGACGAGGTCGTCCAAGCACACCGTGAGACCCCGTTCAAGGACGTGGTCCGACTGCTGGACGCCCATCGGATCAGCGGGATGCCTGTCGTCGACCACGACGACAAAGTGGTCGGGGTGGTCTCCGGGACCGACCTGGTGCGCGGTCAGGCGGCCCGGGCCGATGGGCGCCTGGATCGCCGTCACCGGATGCCGCGCCTGCGGCGTCCAGGGCACCGAGCGGCTGCCGGGGTGTTCGCCACCACCGCCGGCGAACTGATGTCCACGCCCGCGATCACGGTGCATCCGGAGCAACCTGTCCCGGAGGCCGCGCGGGTGATGGAGCGCCACGGGATCGAGCGGCTTCCCGTGGTGGACGAGGAGGACCGGCTCATCGGCATCGCCACCCGCCGGGACCTGCTGCGGGTCTTCCTGCGCACGGACGAGGACATCCGCCGACACGTGACGGACGAGATCCTGGTCGCCGCTCCCGGCCTGCCGCCCGACGCCGTCGTCGTCTCGGTACGCGACGGCCTGGTCACACTTGAAGGGTGCCTGGAACACCGTACCGACATCGCTCACGCCGTCCGGTCGGCCTGGCAGGCGGACGGGGTCGTCGGGGTGTTCAGCAGCCTGACCTTCCGCCTCGACGACGACCGCCCGGCCGAGAAGGGCCCCTCCCCGGGGATCACCGGGCAGTGA